Below is a genomic region from Candidatus Fermentibacter sp..
CTGAGATGTTGTGGTCCGTCAGGCCGATCGCTTTCTCGTCCTCCCAAGTGGGATCCCTCAGCGTCGGCCCCGCAGCCTCTCCAGAACCTTGTCCGATGCGAGTTCCCGCAGTGCGTCGGTTGCCACCCAGCGGGCGGCCCTCGCGCCGGCATCGCCGCCGCGCTCCCCGCCAGCCCTCGCGTTCGCGGTGTCGAGGATCCTTCCGGCGCACGCAATCGCGGCAGAGTTGAGAGCGGCATTCCGCTTGCCGATGTTCCGGAGTGCCCAGTTCACGGCCTTCTTCACGAAGTTCCGGTCGTCGGAGGCGCCACGCTCGATATGGTCCAGGAGCGTCACGAAATCGTCGTCCGATGCCTTTTTGTCATGCACGGCAAGGCCTGCCATCATCGCGAAGCCCGCCCGCTTCACCCATTCCTCGTCCCGTCCGGCCCACTCCACCGCCTTCCCCCAGGCATTCGGAGTCAGGTCGAACAGGCTGGTGGTCGCCTGGTCGCAGACGTCCCACGAGTCGAATCCCGCCGCCCAGGCCTCCATCTGCGAGGCGGTCACGGAGGCGGGATCGTCGACGAAGCAGGCCAGCAGCCGGGCTTCGTGATTCCCAGTCTCCCAGAGCGCGAGGGCTAGTTCGTGATCGGTTCCGATGCGCGCCGCCATCCGGCGGAGTTCATAGACCGAGACACCGAAGGCATCAGCGGTGTTGATCCCGTATCTCGACATCCCTGCCCGGGCTTCCTCGCTGCCCATGCCCCGAAGTTCCTCGAGAATGCCCTCCGTTCCGCCTTCGCCGGACCGGGCATCCCCAGAGCCTGATCTTCTGTCGTTCTTCATCCCGGACTCCGATCCCATCGGTTCCGAACCGCCCTGCAAGCTTCCGGACGTGCAGCAGTTCACTCCGGCACGAACCGAAGCACCTGAATTCCGATGGACAATATAGGTCTGCCGGACGGAGAGCCGGTCGACTGCACGGCAGATGCCAGCCGGCGACGCCTCCCTGGATAGCGACGCTGCAGCGGCAGTGGTCGAGTCAGGACCGAAAGTCAAAAAGCGGGCTCGTTGCAGCGGTCTTGATGTCGACCGGATTGCCTTTCTGCCGCCGGGTTCGTATCGTGATCCAACATTCCCAGGAGGTGGTGGAGCATGACCGTGAACCGGACTCTTGGATATGTCATCCCGATCCTCGCCGCATTGCTCTCCGGATGCAACGACGATGACTATGGTTACGAAGACCGGACCGAGGTGTTCACCACCGTCCTGCCCCGCAATGTCCAGCAGCTCTTCGACAACGGATACATGACGAGCTTCGACGTCCTGCTCGTACCCTGCGCATCGTCCCCTGACCACTTCTACTTCGTCGAATCCCCGGAGATGCTCGACTCCGTGTTCCATCACATCTACTATCCGGATGAGTATTCCGGCCCGCCTCTGGATTCCCTGTTCCCCGAGGGCGGTTCGCTTCTCGTCCTCGACTTTTCTGCTCTCTGCGAGGATGAAGTCATGGACTACGGACTCAGCTTCTCCGGAGATACCGTAAGGGTGGCGGTCGATATCAGGAACCACGATGGGCTCGTCATGCCTGGAATCCAGGAGGTAGTCTTCCCCATCGGTGTCGTGCTCCAGGACTCAGTCCGCTGATCCCTTCGGACACACCGACCTGAATCGCCGTCCAGCAAGATGGGTTGTCCGCCCTGGACGCTGCGGAAGTGGGTCCGGCAGGTCGAGGATGACAGGCGATCCGGCGAAAATTTCTCGATCTGCTGCAATTTGCCTGTATTCCAGAGGCATTCTGACGCAGTCTCGAGTGGCCATGTTCACGGCTGCGGGGTTCCAGTTCAGGTACTCTCACAGGTTCGGCATGCATAGACGGTGATCGCGACTCCTGTGCATGCCTTTGACATG
It encodes:
- a CDS encoding DNA alkylation repair protein, whose product is MKNDRRSGSGDARSGEGGTEGILEELRGMGSEEARAGMSRYGINTADAFGVSVYELRRMAARIGTDHELALALWETGNHEARLLACFVDDPASVTASQMEAWAAGFDSWDVCDQATTSLFDLTPNAWGKAVEWAGRDEEWVKRAGFAMMAGLAVHDKKASDDDFVTLLDHIERGASDDRNFVKKAVNWALRNIGKRNAALNSAAIACAGRILDTANARAGGERGGDAGARAARWVATDALRELASDKVLERLRGRR